The sequence GAAAATCACCCGGGTGGCGGAGGCGATGATGCCCGCCTGCGCGCCCATGGCCGCCAGCGCCAGCAGCAGGGCGCATCCCATCGTCAGATATTTCTTTCTCATCATTGCACCTTAACCCAGACGTAGGCCCTGGCGTCCACTTTGCCGGCGGTGACCGTTTGCCCGGGCAGCCGGGCGAGCGTGGCGGTGAGCTGGGTGGTGTAGTGGGTGAACCCCGCCGCGGTGCTGCCGCCGCCGCTGGCGCCGTTGAGCACCGGGTACCAGCCGGCGTCGTTGCCCTGCGGGCATTGCCCGGCGCTGCAGCGCGCCCAGCCGACGAAGTTCATCGGCGCGCCGTTGCCGGCGTTGGCGAGCGCGATGCCCACGCCGGTGGCGACGCTGCTGTCGGTGCCGTAGCCGCTGGAGAGCAGGTAGCTCACGCCGCCGTTGGCGCTGACCAGCCCGAGCTGCTGCGCCGCGACATAGCTTTCATACGGCACCTGCAGGCCGAGGGCGGTATTGTTGCTGCTGACGCCGGACACGGCGGCATTGTCACATTCGATATTGATGGTGAACTGCGCCTGTGAGGTTTGCCCGGCGGTCAACTGGCTGACGGATATGGTCGGCAGGATCACCAGCGGCGTGACGTTGCGCGCCACGCAGGTGGCGGTATAGGTCAATGAGGAGATCGGTGCGGTGCCCATGCCCATCGCGTTCCAGCGCCCGGTGCCCCAAGTGGCGTAGTTGGTGGCGGAATCGCTGCCGATAGGATCCGAGGCGATGCCGGGCCCCTGAAAGGTGACATACCCGTTCGGCTGCGTGCAGGTATAGTTCGAATTGCCGGTGGTCGAGGCCATGCCCACCAGCGGGTTGCCGGCGCTGTAGCCGCAGTAGTTGCTGGCGCCCGCGCCCGGCAGCGAGCTGATGCGGATCAGGTCGGCACGGATGGCGCTGAAGTCTTTCACCCGGATCTGAATTTTGCTGCCGACGGTGGCGTAGCGGGTAATCGGCGCCGACTGCCAGTAGCGGGTAAAAACCTTGCCGGAATCCAGATGGGTCAGGCGGATGCCGACGTAAGGGAAGTAGGTGGCGTAGTAGTTGGGGTTGCCGTCCTGGGCGCCCAGATCGTAATAGCCGCCGACGCGATCGTCGCCGTTGGTGGCGAAGACTTCATAGATCTGTCCCGCGTCGCCGGCGTCGCACTCATACAACACTTTGTTGGGATCGGGATAGCGCGTGCCGGAGGTGAGATCGAACACGCTGGTGCCCAGCGGCGTGCCGACGGGCTGCAGGTAAGTGCTGGTCAGGTTAACCCGGCCCAGCGCCGTGCCCACCCCGCAGGGATCGCAACCGGAATCGATCCAGGGGGCGACCCGGGTGCATTGCGCCAGCGCGGCGGGCGCGCCGCACAGCGACAGGGCGAGCAGAGCAAGGGCGGCGATCGGGTAAGAAATGCGTTTCATCGTCTCTCCTGAGAATCAGTGTGAACGGGCTAGCGGCACGGGGCGCTGAGCCGTTGAATCGGGCCGTCTTCCCCGGCGGGCAGACGGTAATGCAGCGTGCACTGTTGGCCGGGCGCGTCGCCCCAGTTCAGCGTCAGCGCGCCGGCATTCCGGTCGCTGCGCAGATACACCTGATTGGCCTGGCCGACCATGCCCACGCTGTTGCCCGCTGCGTCGAGGACGTTGGCGCCCATCGGGATCGGCGCGTTATCGGGCCGCTGCGCGGTGATCAATAGCGCTTGGCCGCGCACGGTGTTGAAGCGCAGGCGCACCGTGGCGCCGGCGTACGGGGCGACGCGCCGCTGGCCGTCTTCCAGCTCCGCTTTGTCGTTCATGCCCTCGGGGTTCAGCGCGACGGTGTTGTAGTGATAGGGCACCAGCGACGGCGCCAGCGCGTAGCCAAAGCGATCGACGCGCGCCCCCTGGCCGTCCATCACCCGTGCGCCGCTGGCGCCGGGCGCCTCGATCAGGGCGAAGGTGTCGCCGACATACGGCCCTAATGTCACGCCGCCGCGGTGCGCCACCACCGCCCCCTGCAGCGACAGGGAACCTTGTCGATACTGGCGTGCGGTGGAGAACGAGCCGGTGACGTTGGCGTAAGGCAGACGGGTTTGCAGGTTGCCGCCCCAGATGCTTTGTTGGCGATCGTCGTCGGTGGTGAAGTTCAGGCCGTAGCTGACCGGCTGTTCGTCGCCGACGCTGCCCGATAGCGCGGCCTGATAGTTGCCGCCCTGGCCCTGGCTGTGGTTGGCCAACAGCGAGACGCTGGGGGCGGATGATGAACGCCCGAGCGGGAAGCTCAGCGACAGGGCGGTGACGGTCTGCGCGCTCTGCGCCAGCGGCGCGCTGTAGACGTTATCCAACGGCCCGTAGCCGCGGTAGTCGCCGTTGCTGTAGCCCAGGCTGCGGGTGCGGGTGACGGAGAGGTTAAGCGCCACGCCGTTGCCGAAGGTTTTTCCCCAGCCCAGCTGGAGCTGATTGTCGCGGCCGCGCTGATCGCGGTAGTCCTGAGTCGAGCCGGACATCGTCAGGCTGCCGAACGCCCCCATCCCCTGATTGACGGCGACCTCGAAACGCGACCGCTGGCGGTAAGAGTCGGATTGCCAGTTTTGGCCGGTGGCGGCGGCGCGCCGCACGCCGAGCACGTCGCTGAGATCGCGAAAGCCTTCGGTGGAGTAGCGGTAGCCGGCGATGGACAAGGTGGTGTCCGTCGGGCTGAAGGTGCGGCTGTAAGAGAGGTGCAGCATCCAGCCGGCGGCGCCGCCGTCCGGCAGGCTGGCGTGGGAATAGGTGGTATCCATGCCGAACGCGCCCAGCCAGCTGCTGTACACGCCGCCCAGCATCATCGCCTGATAGCCGTCCGCCAACTGGTTGCCGAGGTTGAAGGTCAGGGCGTTGGTCAGGCCGTGCTGCCAGGTCACTTCGCTGAACAGATCGTTGTCGCCGACGTAGCGGGAACGGCCGACGATCGCCGAGTAGCGCGACTGGCCGGGGCGGATGGATTCCGGCACCGCGGCGAACGGCACGGTGAAGGTGCTGACGCTGCCGTCGGCTTCCGTCACCACCACGCTGAGATCGCCGGCGTAGTTGGTGGCGTACAGATCGCTGATGGCGAACGGCCCCGGCGCGACGGTGGTTTCATACAGCGTGCTTTTGCCCTGCAGCACCGTCACGCGCGCGTTGCTTTTCGCCACGCCGCGCACCACCGGCGCATAGCCGCGCTGCGAATCCGGCAGCATGCGGTCGTCCGAACTGAGCTGAATGCCGCGAAAGCCCAGGCCGGAGAAGAAGTGCCCGTCGGTAAAGCCTTCGCCCAACAGCATTTCGCTGCGCCAGGGCAAGATCGCGCGCTGCACGTAGCGGCGGCTGGTGTCCAGATGGCCGCCGAACTCCCGATCGTAGCGGTAGCTGGACTGCTGGCGGTAGCGCCATAGCCCGAGGTTGAAGCCGCCGTTCAGGTTGGCGTAGGTCGAGTCGAGATCGCGGGTTTGCCCCTGTCGGTAACTGACGTGGTACTGGTTGAGGTTGTAATTGACGAAGGCCATCGATTCGCCGCTGTCCAGGCTGGCGGGATTGACGCTGCCGCGCGGCCGGCCGTTCAACAGCGCCTGCGGAATGCTCAGATCCAGCCGCAGCCGCGAGATATCGGCGTTCACCGTGATGTACTTCAGATCCCGGCCGGGCAGCAGGCATTCCGCTTCGGCGGCCGCCGGCGGATTTTTCAACCCGAAGCGCGCCAGCTGCGGCCGATCGAAACAGGGTAGCACCTGCTTGCCTGCGCGTACGAAGCGAATTTGATCGCGTTCGAGAAACTGGCCATTGAGGTACAGATCGATCTGATAGCTGCCCGGAGCGACGGCGTCCTGTTGGTTGAACTGGCTCAGGGCGCTGTTGCTCAGCACGCTGCCGCGCAGCAGCGCGGGATCGAAGGTATAGCCGTCGGCGGCGGCGCAGCCCAGCGGCAGCGCCAGCAGCGCGCAACACCAGCGTGCGGGCAGCGGCGCCGCCTTGCGAGCATCGAACATGAATACCTCCCTGTCTGGTTTCAGCGCGCGACGTTCAGGGTGCGTGAGATTTCCACCCCATAGTCATTGATGACGCGCAGTGCGACCTGCCGCACCTCCCCATTCACCGGCCAACTGGCCTGTGAAAACGGCGGGATCAGATCCGCCTGCGGGATGGCGATGCGCTTCGCGCCGCTCAGGATCGCGGCCTGGCTGACGTTGGCGTAGTAGCCGGTCGGGTTGTCGACGCGCAGCGCGTTGCCGGCCTGGCGCAGGCTGAGCCGATCGATGACGTGGTTGGCGTCGCCGGCCAGCCCGGCGGGGCGATAGAACACCTTCAGCCGATTGGTGACCACCAGCAGCAGTTTGTTCTTGTCGCTGTCCGTCTGGCGCACGGCGGGCACCTGCAGGAAGTTGAGATAGAACAGCGATTCGCGATCGCGCGGCAGCGGCTGGCCGACGAACGACAGCCGCACCATCTGCCCGCTGTGCGGATTCATGCGGAAGATCTGCGGCGAGGCGACGAAAGGTGCATCGGCGTTTTCCGGCGTGGATTTGGGGTTATTGATGTCGAGCCAGATCTGCATCAACGCCGGGGTGCCGTCGTCATTGGTGAACTGCAGCGTTTTTTCCCGCGCCTCGGCGGGGTAGATCACGCGGTTGCCGAGCAGCGTCACGCTGGCCGAGGCGTGGGTAGCGGCAAAACTCATCAG comes from Serratia sarumanii and encodes:
- a CDS encoding fimbrial protein, which gives rise to MKRISYPIAALALLALSLCGAPAALAQCTRVAPWIDSGCDPCGVGTALGRVNLTSTYLQPVGTPLGTSVFDLTSGTRYPDPNKVLYECDAGDAGQIYEVFATNGDDRVGGYYDLGAQDGNPNYYATYFPYVGIRLTHLDSGKVFTRYWQSAPITRYATVGSKIQIRVKDFSAIRADLIRISSLPGAGASNYCGYSAGNPLVGMASTTGNSNYTCTQPNGYVTFQGPGIASDPIGSDSATNYATWGTGRWNAMGMGTAPISSLTYTATCVARNVTPLVILPTISVSQLTAGQTSQAQFTINIECDNAAVSGVSSNNTALGLQVPYESYVAAQQLGLVSANGGVSYLLSSGYGTDSSVATGVGIALANAGNGAPMNFVGWARCSAGQCPQGNDAGWYPVLNGASGGGSTAAGFTHYTTQLTATLARLPGQTVTAGKVDARAYVWVKVQ
- a CDS encoding fimbria/pilus outer membrane usher protein; this translates as MFDARKAAPLPARWCCALLALPLGCAAADGYTFDPALLRGSVLSNSALSQFNQQDAVAPGSYQIDLYLNGQFLERDQIRFVRAGKQVLPCFDRPQLARFGLKNPPAAAEAECLLPGRDLKYITVNADISRLRLDLSIPQALLNGRPRGSVNPASLDSGESMAFVNYNLNQYHVSYRQGQTRDLDSTYANLNGGFNLGLWRYRQQSSYRYDREFGGHLDTSRRYVQRAILPWRSEMLLGEGFTDGHFFSGLGFRGIQLSSDDRMLPDSQRGYAPVVRGVAKSNARVTVLQGKSTLYETTVAPGPFAISDLYATNYAGDLSVVVTEADGSVSTFTVPFAAVPESIRPGQSRYSAIVGRSRYVGDNDLFSEVTWQHGLTNALTFNLGNQLADGYQAMMLGGVYSSWLGAFGMDTTYSHASLPDGGAAGWMLHLSYSRTFSPTDTTLSIAGYRYSTEGFRDLSDVLGVRRAAATGQNWQSDSYRQRSRFEVAVNQGMGAFGSLTMSGSTQDYRDQRGRDNQLQLGWGKTFGNGVALNLSVTRTRSLGYSNGDYRGYGPLDNVYSAPLAQSAQTVTALSLSFPLGRSSSAPSVSLLANHSQGQGGNYQAALSGSVGDEQPVSYGLNFTTDDDRQQSIWGGNLQTRLPYANVTGSFSTARQYRQGSLSLQGAVVAHRGGVTLGPYVGDTFALIEAPGASGARVMDGQGARVDRFGYALAPSLVPYHYNTVALNPEGMNDKAELEDGQRRVAPYAGATVRLRFNTVRGQALLITAQRPDNAPIPMGANVLDAAGNSVGMVGQANQVYLRSDRNAGALTLNWGDAPGQQCTLHYRLPAGEDGPIQRLSAPCR
- a CDS encoding molecular chaperone gives rise to the protein MTRSLYRFTFMPQITRSARRWAALSLCLMSFAATHASASVTLLGNRVIYPAEAREKTLQFTNDDGTPALMQIWLDINNPKSTPENADAPFVASPQIFRMNPHSGQMVRLSFVGQPLPRDRESLFYLNFLQVPAVRQTDSDKNKLLLVVTNRLKVFYRPAGLAGDANHVIDRLSLRQAGNALRVDNPTGYYANVSQAAILSGAKRIAIPQADLIPPFSQASWPVNGEVRQVALRVINDYGVEISRTLNVAR